From the genome of Vicia villosa cultivar HV-30 ecotype Madison, WI linkage group LG2, Vvil1.0, whole genome shotgun sequence, one region includes:
- the LOC131646223 gene encoding nucleobase-ascorbate transporter 7-like isoform X2 produces MRLKKRKKLYSNTVPMELAKEVVVLFFSYHRFTGKLLTTTMISLINKNLSCVRRGDRRIFILDRFAVIFSFLVVWTYAHIQTLAGTYKSSHTCRTDSAGVIGGALWFTIPFPFQWGAPSFALGELYDDSFVRTRCVCFLYLSHIFGFYFALEE; encoded by the exons ATGAGActcaagaagagaaaaaaactCTATTCAAACACAGTCCCCATGGAGCTGGCCAAGGAGGTGGTTGTCTTATTCTTTTCTTACCACCGCTTTACTG GGAAGCTCCTTACAACAACTATGATTTCCTTGATTAATAAG AATCTTTCTTGTGTGAGGAGAGGAGACCGACGTATTTTTATCTTGGATCGCTTTGCGGTCATTTTCTCATTTCTGGTCGTGTGGACTTATGCCCATATTCAAACTCTTGCTGGAACTTACAAGAGTTCACATACTTGTAGGACTGACAGTGCTGGAGTCATTGGTGGTGCATTATG GTTCACTATTCCCTTCCCATTTCAATGGGGAGCTCCTTCATTTGCTCTTGGAGAGTTATATGATGATTCCTTTGTGCGTACCAGATG CGTTTGTTTTTTGTATCTTAgccatatttttggattttattttgctTTGGAAGAGTGA
- the LOC131646223 gene encoding nucleobase-ascorbate transporter 7-like isoform X3, whose protein sequence is MRLKKRKKLYSNTVPMELAKEVVVLFFSYHRFTGKLLTTTMISLINKNLSCVRRGDRRIFILDRFAVIFSFLVVWTYAHIQTLAGTYKSSHTCRTDSAGVIGGALCVCFLYLSHIFGFYFALEE, encoded by the exons ATGAGActcaagaagagaaaaaaactCTATTCAAACACAGTCCCCATGGAGCTGGCCAAGGAGGTGGTTGTCTTATTCTTTTCTTACCACCGCTTTACTG GGAAGCTCCTTACAACAACTATGATTTCCTTGATTAATAAG AATCTTTCTTGTGTGAGGAGAGGAGACCGACGTATTTTTATCTTGGATCGCTTTGCGGTCATTTTCTCATTTCTGGTCGTGTGGACTTATGCCCATATTCAAACTCTTGCTGGAACTTACAAGAGTTCACATACTTGTAGGACTGACAGTGCTGGAGTCATTGGTGGTGCATTATG CGTTTGTTTTTTGTATCTTAgccatatttttggattttattttgctTTGGAAGAGTGA
- the LOC131646223 gene encoding nucleobase-ascorbate transporter 7-like isoform X1, with protein MRLKKRKKLYSNTVPMELAKEVVVLFFSYHRFTGKLLTTTMISLINKNLSCVRRGDRRIFILDRFAVIFSFLVVWTYAHIQTLAGTYKSSHTCRTDSAGVIGGALWFTIPFPFQWGAPSFALGELYDDSFVRTRWYICILSFSYYLSYNAPLYKYV; from the exons ATGAGActcaagaagagaaaaaaactCTATTCAAACACAGTCCCCATGGAGCTGGCCAAGGAGGTGGTTGTCTTATTCTTTTCTTACCACCGCTTTACTG GGAAGCTCCTTACAACAACTATGATTTCCTTGATTAATAAG AATCTTTCTTGTGTGAGGAGAGGAGACCGACGTATTTTTATCTTGGATCGCTTTGCGGTCATTTTCTCATTTCTGGTCGTGTGGACTTATGCCCATATTCAAACTCTTGCTGGAACTTACAAGAGTTCACATACTTGTAGGACTGACAGTGCTGGAGTCATTGGTGGTGCATTATG GTTCACTATTCCCTTCCCATTTCAATGGGGAGCTCCTTCATTTGCTCTTGGAGAGTTATATGATGATTCCTTTGTGCGTACCAGATGGTATATatgcattctttcattttcatattACTTATCATATAATGCACCActttataaatatgtataa